Proteins from one Malaya genurostris strain Urasoe2022 chromosome 2, Malgen_1.1, whole genome shotgun sequence genomic window:
- the LOC131431942 gene encoding uncharacterized protein LOC131431942, producing MLKLVNTVLRIGTPNAMRYGSIQLSTMYSTFQPKDFQFDSSFAGSGTLIHRFSRHIALTKRDWTDPTRYDFKFSSFYPVYRPDQFLAQLQAISSHDLSKLICLTADIQGKTDYRLYADVVNSLDDETETRTEQCNFNELSRILHGYMYLLRNKTVRLKSYRLIIPRMIELFKQNVNEKDFMTIVFFMGLWKKNSTGTRLMEQFLTEYVDEFLDRLELIDFVILANASFQTSVRIANERFLERLVNEISGFEGNDHDLLVTLVKCARMNRIRSESIVKKIRSVIQTEASGLEFRELSHLFAYIADSSIKEDSLNQNFLEQCANRIETEIASSPEHNSPSFRAKDLSTFLWSCSNLSIPLANIGIEPSDLLNIIFRKMDNGEVRHIPDTVVDICLCLWIMDYPSIDLLSAIYGDRHFMQHFMKNKVKIESRRDLLLACAEIERPEAFKIISRLPRVNAAALDRPAPDYLIKKREGLQRVKSCLESLRSKLQITEVQYNLPIKSLNIAGLLLTMQDGRHINLDVLEQENCLSDKQTPTGLMNLKTRLLGNLGCDAVMINNLRIESNEQLEQALEEAIVNVTATKAKIPKRRTG from the exons ATGCTGAAACTTGTGAACACGGTGCTCCGCATCGGCACACCAAATGCCATGCGGTACGGTTCGATACAACTGTCAACGATGTACAGCACGTTTCAGCCGAAGGATTTCCAGTTCGATTCATCTTTCGCCGGTAGTGGCACATTGATTCACCGTTTCTCGCGTCATATTGCCCTTACCAAACGGGATTGGACGGATCCAACccgatatgatttcaaattttcGTCGTTCTATCCCGTATACCGGCCCGATCAGTTTCTCGCACAATTGCAGGCAATCTCGAGTCATGATTTGAGTAAACTGATATGCTTGACCGCAGATATCCAGGGTAAAACAGACTACCGGTTGTATGCCGATGTCGTCAATAGTCTGGATGATGAAACGGAGACTCGCACCGAGCAATGTAACTTTAACGAACTATCCCGCATTCTGCACGGTTACATGTACCTGCTCAGAAATAAGACTGTTCGATTGAAGTCCTACCGTTTAATTATACCACGGATGATCGAATTGTTCAAGCAAAATGTGAACGAAAAGGATTTTATGACTATTGTGTTTTTTATGggcttgtggaagaaaaattcgaCGGGTACTAGACTTATGGAGCAGTTTTTAACGGAATATGTGGATGAATTTCTGGACCGTTTGGAACTGATAGATTTTGTGATTTTGGCCAATgcaagctttcaaacaagcgttAGAATAGCAAACGAACGTTTCCTGGAGCGATTGGTGAACGAGATTTCAGGGTTCGAAGGGAACGATCATGACTTATTGGTTACATTGGTGAAGTGTGCTCGAATGAACCGGATACGATCGGAGTCAATTGTCAAGAAAATAAG GAGTGTCATCCAAACCGAAGCTAGTGGGTTAGAATTTCGCGAACTTTCCCATTTGTTTGCGTACATCGCAGACAGTTCAATAAAAGAAGATTCTCTTAATCagaactttctggaacagtgtgCAAATCGCATAGAAACGGAAATAGCTTCGTCACCCGAACACAATTCGCCCAGTTTTCGAGCAAAAGATTTATCCACGTTCCTTTGGAGTTGTTCGAATTTATCAATTCCTCTGGCGAACATTGGAATTGAACCGAGCGATCTTTTGAACATAATCTTCCGTAAAATGGACAACGGAGAGGTCCGTCATATTCCAGACACTGTTGTCGATATCTGCCTCTGCTTGTGGATTATGGATTACCCATCGATCGATTTGCTTTCTGCGATATACGGCGATCGCCACTTTATGCAGCACTTTATGAAAAACAAAGTGAAGATTGAATCCAGACGGGATTTATTGTTGGCGTGTGCCGAAATTGAGCGACCAGAGgcatttaaaattatttccagattACCAAGAGTGAATGCTGCTGCTCTAGATCGGCCGGCACCCGATTATTTAATCAAAAAACGCGAAGGACTTCAACGGGTAAAATCCTGTTTGGAAAGTTTAAGGTCAAAACTGCAAATCACAGAAGTGCAGTATAATTTGCCGATTAAATCTTTGAACATCGCTGGACTACTGCTGACCATGCAGGACGGTAGGCACATAAACTTGGATGTGTTGGAACAAGAAAACTGCCTTTCGGATAAGCAGACGCCGACAGGATTGATGAATTTGAAAACACGTTTGCTCGGAAATCTTGGTTGCGATGCAGTTATG atTAATAACCTTCGGATAGAATCAAACGAGCAATTGGAGCAAGCATTAGAAGAGGCGATTGTTAACGTTACGGCAACTAAAGCTAAGATACCGAAACGACGTACAGgttaa
- the LOC131431943 gene encoding pyroglutamyl-peptidase 1 encodes MSKVIFVTGFGPFAGHEERNASWEAVKLLPDSYQHQHGKYIMKKLQIPVTYEAVDAAVPKIWSQNPTLVIHVGVHGRIETINLEKCAYTSGYCRPDFANKCLPCDKITLKNNDQCSVLKTNLDVEAIAGELNKVANCCCSKEVGSYLCGYIYLKSLDINPDRTLFIHVPDVNRPYSSEQTKDVIFQVLDQCMKQLEKNDKL; translated from the exons ATGTCAAAGGTCATCTTCGTGACAGGATTTGGCCCATTTGCAGGCCACGAAGAACGCAATGCCAGCTGGGAGGCTGTGAAACTGCTTCCCGATTCATACCAACATCAGCATGGAAAATACATCATGAAAAAATTGCAGATTCCCGTCACTTATGAAGCGGTGGATGCGGCAGTGCCAAAAATATGGAGTCAAAATCCAACG CTGGTGATTCATGTTGGAGTTCACGGACGCATAGAAACTATCAATCTGGAGAAGTGTGCGTACACATCTGGATACTGTCGACCGGATTTCGCCAACAAATGCTTACCGTGCGATAAGATAACACTGAAAAACAACGACCAGTGCTCGGTTTTAAAGACGAATTTAGACGTGGAAGCTATTGCCGGTGAGCTCAATAAGGTTGCCAATTGCTGCTGTTCCAAAGAAGTGGGCAGTTATCTGTGCGGCTACATCTACCTCAAATCACTAGATATCAACCCAGATCGAACACTGTTTATACACGTACCGGACGTAAATCGACCGTACAGCTCCGAGCAGACGAAAGATGTTATCTTTCAAGTGCTGGATCAGTGCATGAAACAACTTGAAAAGAATGACAAACTCTAA
- the LOC131428041 gene encoding dolichyl-diphosphooligosaccharide--protein glycosyltransferase subunit DAD1, giving the protein MTNIKSVLVKFYDEYISNTPKKLKIVDAYLLYILLTGITQFVYCCLVGTFPFNSFLAGFISTVSCFVLGVCLRLQSNPQNKSQFLGISPERGFADFIFAHIVLHLVVVNFIG; this is encoded by the exons ATGACTAACATTAAAAGCGTGCTAGTTAAGTTCTATgatgaatatatcagcaacacACCCAAGAAGCTAAAAATAGTCGACGCCTATCTGCTATATATTTTGCTGACCGGCATTACACAGTTTGTTTACTGTTGCCTAGTTGGAACATTCCCGTTTAACTCGTTTCTGGCCGGATTCATCAGCACGGTGAGCTGCTTCGTTTTGGGTG TATGCTTACGATTGCAGTCAAATCCACAAAACAAGTCTCAATTTCTAGGAATATCGCCTGAACGTGGAttcgctgattttatttttGCGCACATTGTACTACATCTGGTTGTGGTCAACTTTATCGGTTAA